The window GGTCTAAGTGAAGCAAATTTTGAGTAACTTATTTGTATATCTGGATTGTTTTCTTTGTATAATACATATAGTTCCTTTAAATTAgacaaaagcagttttttttgtttatggacGTTCTTTTGAATGctaacataatctttttttccaggCATAGTTCTACATAAATCACTCGagttataaaacaatttaacagaATCTTCTATTTCTTTGTGTAAGGCTTTACCTTTATACAACGGAGAGATAGCTAACAAtcctttattattaaaaatttgtctagCCATTTTTGCTTGGTATTCTGTAActgcaaagttattttgtacTTCTAATATTGACCAACTTGGGGGTGTCAGTGTTAAAAGTTGAACAATAGTCCTTTTGTCAGAacatagaacttttttttttatcaagctcATAATTTCATCAAAGTTCTCAGCCTTCATTTTTCATGTTATTTGTTTCATAACACAGTTTTGAGGGAACATTGAATTGACTTTCAGATTTTCTAGTAATGTTACTTACCATTTCATTGATGCGCGCAACTTTTTGCTTTCCTTCTGAGAGTATATGTTTTGATGACTTTGAATGAGAttttagatatattaaaattttcaagttcttCATTGATCTCCTGTCTTTTTGATTTGAATGATGATATTAGAAAATCCTCATCTTGTTCACCCTGACTTTGCTTCTCTTTCTTAAGATCTGCTTGTCTGGCAATCTTTTACTTACAAGGTTTGCAAAGTTTCTTTCCAGGAGCAATATTTAAACTACTTCTCACCATGATTTGTGATTCATTTATTGTAACTACTTCgagattttctaaaagtaattgaattgtATAAAGCTTATCTGcacaattgtttaaaacttttgtttatgttttggaaaacacaaattaaaaaagtatatattaaaatatttaaattctacTTCTACTtacttgtgattttctttgtatgtTTATGGAATGGATCACAGCATTTTTTCTGCCATATAGgatacattttcaaatattttgtagtaTGTCTTTCACATAACATTATTAAGTTTGATAGTTCAATGTTACAGCGTAatgatatagttattttttcttcattgcttaaagtttcaataacatCTTGTTGGCCTTTGCATGCATCTGATGTCATTAAGCCAATAGAACACAtcttataataaattacttagTATGAATgtatttcctaaaaaaaagagaattctTCTTTCCTACTTAATTTTcagttcaaaagaaaaaaatttttaatatagaaataattcAAACCTTTTCAGAATCCctattgtataactttttacacTGATAGATATTGTTAACTTtctttatagatatatttatatatatatacaatctatatatatatcaaattgttaatttgttaaaatttgaataaaatttcacCAATAAATGCTGTTCTATAactgaactttttataaactagttattataaatttatacaaaatttagttgtcaaaattttttttaaacaaatgcaGATCAATATTACACTTaatcagtttttatataaaaacaattgtttttatataaaaactgattaaaatgtttttttcagttatCAAGATCAAATAACTAAGTTATCATATAATTAAGACTTccttaaatataataaagttgtttttgtttttttaaggagtctataaacaaaatttattattttacagaactctatttgcaagttttttaaaataatttattgaaaatttgatatatctttgaaattaaagttccatatgtttcagttgtttttccagttagattttttgtgcctagtaagattataagcagctgaaaatattaacagcaaaaaaaaaaaaaatttgacgggggtgttttgagatattgggCCCCAAAGTTGGTTTATAGAAactagttgttttattaacttttaagcatgttccttttatatttcagcattttaagtgcatttattgaattcagcgtcaaaaaaacattatatatgtttattttcataactttgccatgtttttttaagaaaaatgttttttcagaaTGTTATGAAAACCGGGTCATTTTGGGAAACCAGGTCAATATTAAAATTGCAGTATCTTGTCAACCGCTCAACATTTTTAGCTGAAATTTTATGTgtcaacttttctttttaagatGCAACAgccaaagaagtttttaaaaaatttgaggaCCCATGGTTCAAAATTTCCTAAATTTTGGGTGATTTGATGCGGAATTAccctgttaaaaaaaacaacttacacTGGCAAACGTACACTGGCAATATTTAGCGTTTATTAACTCTACGTCCGATCAAGTAGTCAAGGTATAGCTCAatagttgtattttttgttcatattattaataataatattcataatatcattttaaaaacggtTATATAGAACTCTGTTTTAAAAGGCCCACGTCACGTTCATATTTGCGTAGAATTCATAAAACATACTCGAGATCGAGGATGTTAATTGGTGATTTTTTAGTTACCGTAAAATTTGACTTAGGCCTGGTAGGTGACTTTggctaatttataaaaaaaagttttaacttttaaaaac is drawn from Hydra vulgaris chromosome 07, alternate assembly HydraT2T_AEP and contains these coding sequences:
- the LOC124806627 gene encoding ARL14 effector protein-like isoform X2 — protein: MCSIGLMTSDACKGQQDVIETLSNEEKITISLRCNIELSNLIMLCERHTTKYLKMYPIWQKKCCDPFHKHTKKITKNLEVVTINESQIMVRSSLNIAPGKKLCKPCK